The sequence CTGAGTGCAGCACCCAAAGCTCGACTGGTAACATTGAAAGATCATTCACCAGAAGCGACCAAGATAAAAGGTTATCTGTTTGACTTCGAACTCACCGCTCCTCGTGAACTACTGGAAATCGGCTTACTCGGAGGATTTGGCAGATACAATGCGGAGGGATTTGGGTGTTGTGAGGTGAAGGGATAAGTGACTAGTTATTGGTTGTTCTGTTTGTCAGATGAGAAAAGATAGGGCTTTTCATCACGAAGTTTTTTCCATTCCTCCTGTAGTAACGTCATAGCAACCTGTTCAAGCTTTTCTGCCTGTTCATCAGAAAGTTTGGATATAGGATTGACAGGAAGATTGCGATCGTCAAAAGTTTGATTGTATGACTCTTTGTTAAACATAATGTTATACTAAAAACATGAATACAAGTATAGAAAAAATTGACTATCAATCCCTAATCGAAACAACAGGTGATCCATTTGCTGATGTGGGGGGCTATGTCATAAAATATCTAAGTAACCAAGATGATTTTAAAGACAATAATCTACTGGAAATCATTGAGAAAATAGCCAAGATATATGTAAATGATTGGAATGCAGGCTTACATGCTTTTTTTCTTAACTCAACTATTACTCAAGCTGCATACGACAACAACAAAAAGTTAATAGAAACACTGAACTTTTACAAAGGCTTGATTAATGAAACAATTCCTTTTCAAAGTGGGTATTGCCGTATTTCCGGAAAAAAAACAAAGTTATTTTCTGCAGGAAGAGATAATCATATTCTTTCTGGATCTGGAACTTTTATCAATTTCCACCATAGCTTTGAAGCAGGAATTTATTTATCGAAGGAAGTATTAATTCGCATTTTTTTTATCCCATTTGGCTTGGTACAATTAGGTGATAAGGTTGCTCTGATAAACAGCAACTATGAACTAGTTTCTCAATACTTTGCCCATTTAAACACTGCTAAAAACTTTCAGGAGTTAGGTGCAAAACAATCTAAAAGTGTACTTAAATCTGAATTTAATCAGCCTTCTAATGCAATGTTCGGCTTTGCCGATAAGTGTATTCAAAATATTAAAACAGCATTAGGAGATGAAGCTGAAATAGAAAAGAAAGACGTTATGCTCAATCTTTATCATTTTACAAATTTCGCAGCAAAGCCAGAAGTAGAACTATATCAATTGCCTGCCAATGTTTTCAAATTCTATTCTTATTGTTTAAGTCCTCTTCTGCAAACAG is a genomic window of Xanthocytophaga agilis containing:
- a CDS encoding type I-B CRISPR-associated protein Cas8b1/Cst1, giving the protein MNTSIEKIDYQSLIETTGDPFADVGGYVIKYLSNQDDFKDNNLLEIIEKIAKIYVNDWNAGLHAFFLNSTITQAAYDNNKKLIETLNFYKGLINETIPFQSGYCRISGKKTKLFSAGRDNHILSGSGTFINFHHSFEAGIYLSKEVLIRIFFIPFGLVQLGDKVALINSNYELVSQYFAHLNTAKNFQELGAKQSKSVLKSEFNQPSNAMFGFADKCIQNIKTALGDEAEIEKKDVMLNLYHFTNFAAKPEVELYQLPANVFKFYSYCLSPLLQTDWKNFVYAHYRNSKVKEGKFNEQTGEWQDQKDSFSYDRFKTWRNLIYDKLLFNQSILREILNWSIKHRFNFKIVETYQIRLKNMDKKTIEKIKELADFIVIDRDEDTIKKSITRLNGEKSSQGLRQYLLKLIADNYNKGVQKPLITLEEFVSYLFPDGTNWRELRDLLLIAIYQKLHETNIKVEVEITEEDTEPQNLN